TTTAAAAACTGCAGAACAGGTGGAAAAAATTGAAACGAATACAGAGATTTAATAAAGAATATGGTAAAAGGTGTTTTAATTGATTACGGTGGAACAATAGATACTAATGGGAGGCATTGGGCAAATGTGATATGGGAAGCGTATAAGAACACTAAATTGGACGTTGAAAAAGAACAGTTTTTACTTGCCTACGCACATGGCGAAAGATCACTAGCTATTCAGCCTATTATTAAGCCTTTTCATACATTTGACGACGTACTGCGGTTAAAAATAGCGAAACAGTTCGATTTTTTGAAACTGGATGAGCAATACCAGGATAAAATAGACGAAATTGCTTCTATTTGTATGGAGTTAGTACTTAAAACAATAAATCATGCAAAGCCTATTTTAGAAGTACTTGCCGAACGATACCCCCTTGTACTTGTCTCTAATTTTTATGGAAATATCCATGCTGTACTAAATGATTTAAATATCATACACTATTTTAGTGATATTGTAGAATCTGCTGTGGTAGGCGTACGTAAACCTAACCCAGAAATCTATCAACTGGGCGTCGAACGCATAGGCCTTTTAGCACAAGATTGTGTGGTGGTTGGTGATTCTTTTAAAAAAGATATCGTTCCGGGTAAGGCAATAGGTTGTCAAACAATTTGGATAAATGTAGAAGGGATTGAAGAAGACTTCAATGAAGCGGAAACAACAGCTGCCGATATTCAAATAACAGATTTTGATCAAATTCCCGCGGCACTGATTGCTTTATAGCCCGTTCGGTCCAACTATCCTTTTGCCTTTAAAGGTAAAGGGCTGTAGTCGTCCTACTAAAAAATTGCCAATATCAGCAGGTCTTTCTTCGATGATCTTTTCTACGTTTGAAATAATAATTATTTTTATATGATATCATTCTGTTGAAGAGCCAATATACGTTTCCATTCTGGATGACGTCTAATGTAAGCAACAACCATCGGGCATAGCGCCACTAGTTTATACCCCTTATCTTCAATATGGGTGAGCGCTTTTTCAATAATCGCAGTTGCAACCCCTCGTCCTTCTAGCTCTTCGGGATCCTCAGTATGTATTAGAAAAATTTTATCGTTTCGCTCTTTATAGTCAATAAAGGTTTGTAGGTTATCGACCTCCATTTCAAAACGATGTTTAGCTTCGTTCTTCATGAGTTTTAATGGCTTAAATTCTTCTTTCATGACGATTTAATCAGATGCTGAAGGTGTGTTAAAAGCTTTTCAAATGTATATGCAATTTAAAGGTTTAATTGATGAAACCAAAATGCTAAGACTTCCATTCTACAATAACCTGACCCAGCCCCACAGGTGAAAGGCATACGTTTATTGAAGCCAGTTTAGCTTTAAATATCTGCTTAAATCCTTAACAAAGTTGGGGCTTGACTAGTTTGCCAATAAGTAACATCTTTTTGTTTTCGTATAACGCGACGATAAGCCAGCGCCTGTCCTTGGCGATACACGCAATACAGAATAGTCTGCATAGCTGTCAATAAATTCGAGATAATTACTACCTTTAAAGGCTTACAAACCGTACAAATAAATAAAATGAAATCACTAAAACTTACATTTACGCTACTTTTTATTCTCTTTTTGAAGCACAATTCCATTGCGCAGGCCGAGAATTTTTCTGTGATAGCTTATTACATGGGCGATGGAGAACAGATTAATGAATATGAAGTCGACAAACTTACACACATCATCTTTAGCTTCTGCCATCTAAAAGACAATAAATTGTATGTTGATAATGCGA
This Olivibacter sp. SDN3 DNA region includes the following protein-coding sequences:
- a CDS encoding GNAT family N-acetyltransferase, translated to MKEEFKPLKLMKNEAKHRFEMEVDNLQTFIDYKERNDKIFLIHTEDPEELEGRGVATAIIEKALTHIEDKGYKLVALCPMVVAYIRRHPEWKRILALQQNDII
- a CDS encoding HAD family hydrolase, encoding MVKGVLIDYGGTIDTNGRHWANVIWEAYKNTKLDVEKEQFLLAYAHGERSLAIQPIIKPFHTFDDVLRLKIAKQFDFLKLDEQYQDKIDEIASICMELVLKTINHAKPILEVLAERYPLVLVSNFYGNIHAVLNDLNIIHYFSDIVESAVVGVRKPNPEIYQLGVERIGLLAQDCVVVGDSFKKDIVPGKAIGCQTIWINVEGIEEDFNEAETTAADIQITDFDQIPAALIAL